Genomic segment of Arachis hypogaea cultivar Tifrunner chromosome 16, arahy.Tifrunner.gnm2.J5K5, whole genome shotgun sequence:
actataatcatcttgattacagacaccaattctccctaatacccttcctatccgggacaagtccagaatctatccccaatcctaaacttgacttggtcacctaccaagctttcaactgctaagtgctaacccaacttgcaaggggattcccataGAATCATGATACATAACACATaaatgtacaaaggacctctaagacacctatggttttttcttttaattttgtatcctCTTCCTTTTTTCGCTaactggctttttcttacaaacctcacactgtctgcctttttcaccatgagactcaagacagacaaaactaaatagaaaaatacaacatgaaacacattgaaggagaagaacttctgttagcttaggtagttatgagaactctgtgctttacaCTCTTTTTCTCCTTGTTTCAAGCCTTtgctgttcacccttattatagaaggggaagcctccaaggttgaaacggttcaaccgagctaatcttcttcttcttcaatatcaaACCAGTTcggctagagagagagagaagaggaaaccgaatgcaaaatccaacatgcaattacctcactctcatctcatctcatcaagcttcatcaatctgagccttccatcttgacttgatCCCCAAGAAGGATTTCTGATCCTTGATGAACccttgatccttgacagctccatCTGCTCTATCTTCTGCTTCTTCCCCACGTAactacagtagctacctcctgtgataGATGAAcaaaagtagagacgagccataccctagggatcttcttctctgaccgagtTGGATCTCTTCCATTTTTGGGTATGAAGAGCTTGAGACTTCTTCACCACATCTTACTATTGGTGAcaaagatctcagccacaccatactgtggatcttctttttgcaagagccatcatcaccttGGCCTCTTGCTTATTCATAGCTTTACTGCTACAGTGCTTCACTTTTGATAACTtgctttctcttcttttctgtgACATGACCGAagctagagagagaagagagagacgaAGGAAAAGCTTCAATGAGAGTaaagaaggaaattaaaatgaGTTAATTATCCATTTCTTTTCCCCATGCCTTGTAACGTGTGAAATCAATTAAAtgccatcaaatcaatttcaaCTTTCTCTCTCCTATTTTTCAAGGCATGCAATAAATCCaagttaattaaaatttgaatttcatcaCCCATTGAGAAAGGCATCCGTGGAAGGCATGCATTCAATTTGATTAAAATTTGGATTCCACCAAAATAAATTGGTAACCAAAACATGCTTCAACAAAATTGGGCCCTTTGTTTTTGTGATCAACTTATGGCATCCTTGAGccatttctttctttatttgttttatcAATATGGGCTTATGATTTGGGCTTATCTTCATTTCAAATTTCAGTCACTTTATGTTTGAATTGATTTTGCACACAGTTAAAATAATTCTTTCACCAAAGTGAGCTGCTCTATCTTTTTGACCCaatgaaaaattaatttcttcCTCCTACACACTAATAAACATATCAAACAAATTCATTGGAAGCATTAAATATGAcacttaattttaataatatcctaacttatattttaataatgtttgattatttaattaactaTAAGTTTCCAAACTCAACAAACTTGATTCAATTAATCTTGATTAGGCTGTATTTCTTATCATTTCTTGgtttataaagaaaaaattagacacaaaatcaaaagtaatattttaaaagttttatacAATTACAATGTTAGAAGGTAGAGCAGATTGAAAATAGAGCTAATTACATTGGTTTTGACTTGGTGTCATTGGTGAGAGGGTTTGGTAATATTATAGCTTACACCAGTTTGATCACTATCAGTAAGTACATCAAATTCTCCAGTAATAAATGATTGATCTTTCTTCAAAATAGGGCGTCCAAGCTGTACATATCCACAGTACCCAACTTTATAAACTTTGGCATCTTTTCTGAACGAAGATACAGCCACTTTAATTCCTTCCCCTGCAATAATAGTTCAGCTTGATGGATAAACAAATCTCTCTTAAATGTAAACTATATGGATTAGGAATTAGTTATTCTTTACCATGTGTAACAAACAGCAAATTCTCAGCAGGATATTTATCTGCAAGCTCCTTAAATATGCGCTCATATCTATCCCGTGTTTCTTCAAACGACTCTTCCCATTGAGGCAGctgaaaaataaacaaacaaataaattcaGGAGAAGACTTACATCAACTTGTCTTTCTATACAATTGTTAGTTGAAAATCCTCGGATGATttgatatatttgactaaattattatataatttgtaaTTCCTCTTCAGTGTTTACCTCTTTATCCACCCTTTCTGCGTTACTACTCATTGTCCCTGTTGGGAACATGGCTTCAAGCTGTGTTATATTAAAACCCCAATTTCCATCTTTAGGGGCAACATCGTTACGAAACGCCACCTTGTTCATCATTTCACACAATCCATATTCAACAGACACCTACAATTGTTAACGTAAAGGAGAGAGAATATTAAATTTCACGGTAGAATAAAGAGAGAAAATAGTGAAACATCTCTGACCTTGACTTCCGCGGCATCAACGGTGGAGAGAGCGGAGACGACTTCGGAGGCTGTCTGGACGCAGCGGAGGAAGGGGGAGACAAACACCCTGTGAATGGGGTATCCGAGACTGTGTCCGAGACTCCGACCCGTTTGGAATGCCCGAAGCCGACCCGCTTCGAGTAGCGGTGGGTCCCAGGGACGGGCGGCCGTGGAGGCCCAGCATGGGTCGAAGTTGTCGAGGCGGTCAGCGTGTCTCATTACGACGACGTTCTGGTATGAAACGGCAGTGTGATCTTGGTTTTGCGTTGACTCCATTGTGTGTGTATACGTAGAAGCTGAAGAAACAGAGAGATATGGTTGTGTTGGGGTATGACACAAATCGTAAAATGAAGAAACTAAAACCAAGAAATAAGAAATGCGGACAAAGCTCTGTGTTTTCATGTGGCAGCTGTTGGAGTGGAAGTTGCAATGGAATTTCATGTGAATTTTAAAGTGTTTGCGTCAATGCAATGGATACCCTATCAAATGCTAGAAGAGAGAAAATAGAATATAAAAGTAAGTTTACTATAAAAATGTGTAACTGTTTTTTAATTTGCTTTAGCCTTTAAGCAGTAATAACGTTTGATTTGTTCTTTTGTGGTCTTTAGTCTTTACGCGTAATTTCCTTTTACTTAAGTCCAATATAATAAGTACTACagtaatatatatacttttggtTGACAGTCTACGACTAATCTAATCATAAGAATAAATTTATAAGGTGCGTGTggttcaaaaatcaatttttaagaataactttatggtaagttatttttaatataataagtcATTTTAATGATTTGTTTAAAAATAGTTTTAGCAATTCATGTTAAAAGATTAATGACtatatttacttaaaaaaaaaattgggaatGCTCCCATAAAGATGCGTAAAATGTCTTTTTGTAAAGACATATACGTGTCgcattattattggacgtattaatgaactggttatttttgaattttttaacaaattagaataaaatcgattttttttataacaataacaataaatccaatttttttagggatttaattgtatttttaaatttttagggatttaaatatCCGAAAAACAAAAAGTCAGGGATATAAttgtttttttatcaaaaaatttaaagatattcgatTTAGATGGTATAATTCGATCGGATCAAatcgggtctaataattataatgcagacaattgggtttattattgttgctataataaaccgattttattctggtttataataaaaaataaattattaacggGTTTAATAAGAATGTCCAATAATAATATGACATGTGTGaacgtctttaaaaaaaaaaaaaagacatttttagtgtctttgttaaagtagtttcCAAACAAAATTTACATCCAAAAATACCTGAAAATTCTCTGCAAATGTGTCAATTCCACACGCACCCTAAGTATATTGCAGTTTTGCTGCTACTTATTGGTTGATTATTTCAAATGTAAGAGTAAATTAagtgagaaaaataaataaagataaaaataattacaattcaACGCAACCTGCTGTGGATAATTTGCTAACGTTAATCACTTTATGCTcctgaaacaaaaataaaagaaagttgtATTAAAACAAGCGTATTACACGAATATCCACAAATGTGGTTCGAAACACTGagagttaaaaaaaagaaataacaacaacggcaattaaaaaaattttgaattccacACACACCTGGTAGCTTTCTTGCAAACTGGGAAGTAGCTTACACCTTAGATGATGATGAAGAGAGCAAAAGCGAAAGAAGCGAAGCATgacaataaagaaagaaaagaagtgcGAAGAATGCGAATGAGAAAATAGATTCTTGAGTTGTGAAGCTAAAATGGCGAAGATTGGAGCTGAGAAGGGTGTTGAAACTTGGTATAACTGTTATAAGTGAAGTTGCCGAGAAAATAGTGCATAGGCCACGCTATCTTCGTTTTCCTTTCCTTTTGGGATAGTTGGTCGTAAAAGAGTTAAAGTAGTTGACCCCAGCATCACTTCATTGACTTTGACTACCGCCTTGCGCGTAGCTACCACGTTCATTTCAATAGCTATAGGCAATAATTTGAAGTCTTATACTCTTATCTatctatctaaaaat
This window contains:
- the LOC112755268 gene encoding uncharacterized protein isoform X2, whose translation is MLRFFRFCSLHHHLRCKLLPSLQESYQEHKVINVSKLSTAASTYTHTMESTQNQDHTAVSYQNVVVMRHADRLDNFDPCWASTAARPWDPPLLEAGRLRAFQTGRSLGHSLGYPIHRVFVSPFLRCVQTASEVVSALSTVDAAEVKVSVEYGLCEMMNKVAFRNDVAPKDGNWGFNITQLEAMFPTGTMSSNAERVDKELPQWEESFEETRDRYERIFKELADKYPAENLLFVTHGEGIKVAVSSFRKDAKVYKVGYCGYVQLGRPILKKDQSFITGEFDVLTDSDQTGVSYNITKPSHQ
- the LOC112755268 gene encoding uncharacterized protein isoform X3, which encodes MESTQNQDHTAVSYQNVVVMRHADRLDNFDPCWASTAARPWDPPLLEAGRLRAFQTGRSLGHSLGYPIHRVFVSPFLRCVQTASEVVSALSTVDAAEVKVSVEYGLCEMMNKVAFRNDVAPKDGNWGFNITQLEAMFPTGTMSSNAERVDKELPQWEESFEETRDRYERIFKELADKYPAENLLFVTHGEGIKVAVSSFRKDAKVYKVGYCGYVQLGRPILKKDQSFITGEFDVLTDSDQTGVSYNITKPSHQ
- the LOC112755268 gene encoding uncharacterized protein isoform X1, whose translation is MKFHCNFHSNSCHMKTQSFVRISYFLVLVSSFYDLCHTPTQPYLSVSSASTYTHTMESTQNQDHTAVSYQNVVVMRHADRLDNFDPCWASTAARPWDPPLLEAGRLRAFQTGRSLGHSLGYPIHRVFVSPFLRCVQTASEVVSALSTVDAAEVKVSVEYGLCEMMNKVAFRNDVAPKDGNWGFNITQLEAMFPTGTMSSNAERVDKELPQWEESFEETRDRYERIFKELADKYPAENLLFVTHGEGIKVAVSSFRKDAKVYKVGYCGYVQLGRPILKKDQSFITGEFDVLTDSDQTGVSYNITKPSHQ